In Cololabis saira isolate AMF1-May2022 chromosome 10, fColSai1.1, whole genome shotgun sequence, a single window of DNA contains:
- the LOC133452336 gene encoding zinc finger protein 502-like — protein MDQNQDQDQNQNQNQDSSSSRTKAAGLQNHKGRPKRYCCDHCEQVFTTSSNLKIHKKTHTVDELSSCDHCGVAFTRQFDLINHQRIHTGGDKPYRCDQCGAAFAHQSSLTTHQRIHTGEKPYSCDQCGAAFAQQGSLRKHQRIHTGDKPYKCDQCGTAFARKSHLTTHQRIHTGDKPYRCDQCGTTFAQQVSLTRHQRIHTGDKPYGCDQCGAAFAQQVSLTRHQRIHTGEKPYRCDQCGAAFARQGALTSHQRIHTGDKPYRCGQCGAAFARESHLTTHQRIHTGFKPYRCGQCGAAFAEQGDLTRHQRIHTGEKPYRCDQCGAAFARQGSLTSHQRIHTGEKPYSCDHCGVRFVTSSNLRSHQRIHTG, from the coding sequence aatcataaaggaaGACCCAAAAGATACTGCTGTGATCATTGCGAGCaagtcttcaccacttcatcaaaccTGAAGATCCATAAGAAAACTCACACTGTTGATGAACTGTCCAGCTGTGATCACTGCGGGGTGGCTTTTACCCGACAATTTGATCTAATAAaccaccaacgtattcacactggaggagacaagccttacaggtgtgatcagtgtggagcggcttttgcccaccaAAGTTCTCTAACGActcaccaacgcattcacactggagagaagccttacagctgtgatcagtgtggagcggcttttgcccaacaAGGTTCTCTAAGGAaacatcaacgtattcacactggagacaagccttacaagtgtgatcagtgtggaacgGCTTTTGCCCGGAAAAGTCACCTAACGActcaccaacgcattcacactggagacaagccttacaggtgtgatcagtgtggaacgACTTTTGCCCAACAAGTTTCTCTAacgagacatcaacgtattcacactggagacaagccttacggatgtgatcagtgtggagcggcttttgcccaacaAGTTTCTCTAacgagacatcaacgtattcacactggagaaaagccttacaggtgtgatcagtgtggagcggcttttgcccgacAAGGTGCGctaacgagtcaccaacgtattcacactggagacaagccttacagatgtggtcagtgtggagcggcttttgcccgggaAAGTCACctaacgactcaccaacgtattcacactggattcaagccttacagatgtggtcagtgtggagcggcttttgccgagCAAGGTGATCTAacgagacatcaacgtattcacactggagaaaagccttacagatgtgatcagtgtggagcggcttttgcccgacAAGGTTCTctaacgagtcaccaacgtattcacactggagagaagccttacagctgtgatcaTTGTGGAGTACGTTTTGTCACATCAAGTAATCtaaggagtcaccaacgtattcacactggataa